A single genomic interval of Methanooceanicella nereidis harbors:
- a CDS encoding DUF356 domain-containing protein: MESFAVIRADDPAKLNTALSDLQRHGGLTFTSSPKELRPDSADRILMNVMKVPLKKQCKAAAIVALSDDPGVAIDVLGRIHPPAHVIIVSSRHDIYAKINECLQGLPEIKDYMAPVIQKRA; the protein is encoded by the coding sequence ATGGAATCATTTGCTGTTATTAGGGCTGATGACCCGGCGAAGTTAAACACTGCGCTATCGGATCTACAGAGGCACGGCGGACTGACATTCACCTCATCCCCAAAAGAGTTGAGACCGGATTCAGCGGATAGGATATTGATGAATGTCATGAAGGTACCTCTTAAAAAACAATGCAAAGCTGCGGCTATCGTAGCTTTAAGCGATGATCCGGGCGTCGCTATAGACGTACTTGGCAGGATCCATCCGCCGGCGCATGTCATCATCGTTAGCTCGAGACACGACATATATGCTAAGATAAACGAGTGTCTCCAGGGTCTGCCGGAAATTAAGGATTATATGGCTCCAGTGATCCAAAAAAGAGCCTGA
- a CDS encoding MBL fold metallo-hydrolase yields the protein MVELIPDVHLVDGSVGCNTYFLVDEDGITLIDTGLRGNVAKIYASLSRIGYGPESIKRIIVTHAHLDHINCLARLREDSNARIMVSEKDAGIVSGKEPLKTPNGIVGMMFGVIKTYYKYKPVPVDVVLKDGDELNILGGLQVILLEGHEPGNIGLYCPSRKLLVSSDSIRVSEDKLMGPHPGFTPDMKAAIDSIRKISLLEFDIMLPGHGPPVLSNASKKVRELCRELKCK from the coding sequence ATGGTAGAACTGATACCTGATGTCCATCTTGTCGACGGCTCGGTAGGCTGTAATACGTATTTTCTTGTAGATGAGGACGGTATTACCCTGATCGATACAGGGTTACGGGGGAACGTGGCGAAAATATATGCGAGCCTTAGCAGGATAGGCTACGGCCCGGAGAGCATTAAAAGGATAATCGTTACACATGCGCACCTCGACCATATCAATTGCCTTGCCAGGCTTCGGGAAGATTCGAACGCCAGGATAATGGTAAGCGAGAAAGATGCCGGTATCGTATCAGGCAAAGAGCCGCTCAAGACGCCGAATGGTATAGTGGGGATGATGTTCGGCGTGATCAAGACATATTACAAATACAAGCCTGTTCCGGTTGATGTCGTATTAAAGGACGGGGACGAACTGAACATCCTGGGAGGACTGCAGGTCATTCTTCTGGAGGGACATGAGCCGGGTAACATTGGGCTATACTGCCCCTCGCGAAAGCTTCTCGTTTCCAGCGATAGCATCCGCGTCTCAGAGGATAAGCTTATGGGACCTCATCCCGGATTCACTCCGGACATGAAGGCGGCTATCGATTCAATAAGAAAGATATCCTTACTGGAATTCGATATAATGCTTCCCGGGCACGGCCCCCCTGTACTGTCAAACGCCTCAAAAAAGGTAAGGGAGCTTTGCAGGGAGTTAAAGTGTAAATAG
- a CDS encoding phenylacetate--CoA ligase family protein, protein MHEDVLMVRYWNPDMEKLDQKSIVELQNRKLRAMMRVQISAHHAHYRGMLEDQGIDVSDIAGVEDLHLLPFTTQDDVAKDPSSFVLTPSESQTKGSGSLTSRMQYFFYDTMLDNPRVTRKMIDEYHPIMMFETRGTMTSPYYIYLTGYDVDIFKELCGRGAMCAGLTQNDRYQNTYPYGQYLDFWQAYYSTSISMRVCSMSTGQQDPVAELEAARRFKTTVVAGSPFNVYYFAREAARSKAEIGSIRKIILSGYAIDSDLKEKIRGYFSEAGANPEMLEMYSLTECKHPLPECAEGSGFHSYPDVLVWECVDEKTGEVVGPGERGELVFTCIDGRGLTFLRYRTGDVAGGGIVYDTCNICGRTVPRIIGPIKKAAGTDIIPDIRMISRKLLDVEGVYCAFATKMAGDTSRILIKAMPDGTITDEKVKENIIKSCGSKYSPAIRLEKYL, encoded by the coding sequence GTGCATGAGGATGTCCTGATGGTGCGTTACTGGAACCCTGATATGGAAAAGCTCGATCAAAAAAGCATCGTAGAGCTGCAGAACCGTAAGCTGAGGGCGATGATGAGGGTGCAGATCTCAGCTCATCACGCGCATTACCGGGGAATGCTCGAGGATCAGGGCATCGACGTAAGTGACATCGCAGGAGTCGAAGATCTGCATCTCCTGCCGTTCACGACCCAGGATGACGTGGCAAAGGACCCGTCCTCATTCGTCCTTACGCCATCGGAAAGCCAGACAAAAGGCTCCGGGTCACTTACTTCGAGGATGCAATATTTCTTTTATGATACCATGCTCGACAACCCCCGGGTGACCAGGAAAATGATCGATGAATATCATCCCATAATGATGTTCGAGACCAGGGGGACGATGACTTCACCGTATTATATCTATCTCACAGGCTATGACGTGGACATCTTTAAAGAGCTTTGCGGAAGAGGGGCGATGTGTGCCGGGCTGACTCAGAATGACCGGTATCAGAACACATATCCTTACGGGCAATACCTGGATTTTTGGCAGGCATATTATTCCACGTCAATATCCATGAGAGTATGCTCTATGTCTACGGGCCAGCAGGACCCTGTAGCCGAACTTGAGGCAGCAAGGCGTTTCAAGACAACAGTCGTAGCCGGCAGCCCGTTCAATGTTTACTATTTTGCCAGGGAGGCTGCGAGATCAAAGGCGGAGATCGGTAGTATCCGCAAGATAATCCTGTCGGGATACGCTATTGATAGCGACCTAAAGGAAAAGATAAGGGGATATTTTTCCGAAGCCGGCGCGAACCCGGAAATGCTTGAGATGTATTCCCTTACCGAGTGCAAACACCCGTTACCGGAATGCGCGGAGGGCTCAGGCTTTCACTCATATCCGGATGTGCTCGTATGGGAATGTGTTGATGAAAAGACCGGCGAGGTAGTTGGGCCGGGAGAGCGCGGTGAGCTGGTCTTCACTTGTATCGACGGCAGAGGATTGACGTTCTTGAGGTATAGGACGGGAGATGTTGCAGGGGGCGGCATAGTATATGACACCTGTAATATTTGCGGAAGGACCGTGCCCCGTATAATCGGCCCTATTAAAAAAGCCGCCGGCACAGATATCATTCCTGACATTCGTATGATATCCCGGAAACTCCTTGACGTAGAAGGTGTATACTGTGCCTTCGCCACAAAGATGGCCGGAGATACTTCCCGTATCCTGATAAAGGCAATGCCTGACGGGACAATAACGGATGAAAAAGTAAAAGAGAATATCATAAAATCATGCGGATCAAAATATTCGCCGGCAATAAGGCTGGAAAAATATCTTTGA
- a CDS encoding L-threonylcarbamoyladenylate synthase, translating to MNTGKDIELAATIIKKGGVIAYPTETVYGIGALATDENAIKKVFEIKKRPLSQPLSIAVSSIDMLDSVARIECKDFIEKFLPGPVTVILKKRDVLPDILTSGSGYVGIRFPDHPVAIDLIRRTGPIVSTSANIHGEKDTVSADEITVDVDYILDGGRSKYSGPSTIVDLHEYRIVRKGVQYEEVRRYMYGCGCATEE from the coding sequence ATGAATACCGGAAAAGACATCGAACTTGCTGCTACGATAATCAAAAAGGGAGGCGTAATAGCTTATCCGACCGAGACGGTGTATGGCATAGGAGCACTGGCGACCGATGAAAATGCCATTAAAAAGGTTTTTGAGATCAAGAAAAGACCGTTATCACAGCCCCTGTCTATTGCGGTATCAAGCATAGACATGTTAGACAGTGTCGCGCGCATTGAATGTAAAGACTTTATAGAAAAGTTCCTTCCGGGCCCTGTGACAGTCATACTTAAAAAAAGAGATGTGCTTCCGGACATACTGACCTCCGGCTCCGGATATGTCGGAATAAGATTCCCGGACCATCCGGTGGCAATTGACCTGATAAGAAGGACCGGCCCGATAGTCTCTACAAGCGCCAACATCCATGGTGAAAAAGACACGGTCTCAGCAGACGAGATAACCGTCGATGTTGATTATATCCTGGACGGCGGAAGATCAAAGTATAGCGGCCCTTCCACTATCGTGGATCTGCATGAGTACAGGATCGTGAGAAAGGGAGTCCAGTATGAGGAAGTCCGCAGGTATATGTATGGCTGCGGATGTGCGACAGAGGAGTAG
- a CDS encoding adenylate kinase family protein: protein MKIAITGTPGTGKSTVSGSVDDYQVIRINDLIKAGYNLGADEERGGALIADVDRLSEYVDGLKGDIILEGHISHLLPVDMVIVLRASPKALKKRLAERGWTEAKIRENIEAEALDVILVEALSLNEKVYEIDTTNMTPMDVREAVLEIIRGTDKYKVGSVDFSEEAFF, encoded by the coding sequence ATGAAAATAGCCATAACAGGTACGCCAGGCACGGGAAAATCTACAGTATCCGGCTCTGTGGATGATTATCAGGTCATCCGTATCAACGACCTGATAAAAGCCGGATATAACCTTGGCGCGGACGAAGAGAGGGGAGGTGCCCTTATCGCCGACGTGGACAGGCTGTCAGAATACGTAGACGGCTTGAAAGGGGACATCATTCTGGAGGGGCATATATCCCACCTCCTTCCGGTTGATATGGTGATCGTTCTAAGGGCTTCACCGAAGGCTCTTAAAAAGAGGCTTGCGGAGCGAGGCTGGACAGAGGCCAAGATAAGGGAGAACATAGAGGCCGAAGCCCTCGACGTGATCCTGGTGGAAGCTTTATCCTTAAATGAAAAAGTTTATGAAATCGATACGACCAATATGACACCGATGGATGTCAGGGAAGCAGTGCTTGAGATAATCAGGGGCACTGATAAATATAAGGTTGGCAGTGTTGATTTCAGTGAGGAGGCATTCTTCTGA
- the hisC gene encoding histidinol-phosphate transaminase, with protein MRHLIKVKQSIMEMKEYVAGKSIEEAARSYGLDPNSIIKLASNENCMGPSPKAVDAIKEAAANVHIYPSVDGVELREEISRRYNMPIKNVVVGAGMDGVIETLLRTFLDKDDESVIPLPTFSYYENVTRFCSAVPVYSKRKHDYSIDTDDIIAKAGERTRFIFITSPNNPTGNITPIEDIKKIAESVDSLVFVDEAYIDFAGSSAIDLVRKYDNVIVGHTMSKAWGLAGLRIGYAFIPEWIFSQYMKVATPFNLSNISISAAIAALNDGEHYRKSVETIIRGREQLMKDLPFKALPSEANFILIDTSPLKSGYVVDECMKRGIILRDCASFRGLGDTFVRITVGTKEENERVIAALREIRDKA; from the coding sequence GTGAGACACTTGATAAAGGTAAAACAGTCCATAATGGAGATGAAAGAGTACGTTGCTGGAAAAAGCATAGAGGAAGCAGCCAGGTCCTACGGCCTGGACCCAAACAGCATCATTAAACTGGCATCTAACGAAAACTGTATGGGGCCGAGCCCTAAGGCGGTCGATGCGATAAAGGAAGCAGCAGCGAACGTACATATCTATCCCAGCGTGGACGGCGTCGAGCTAAGGGAAGAGATCTCCCGGCGCTATAATATGCCGATAAAGAATGTCGTCGTAGGGGCAGGCATGGACGGCGTTATAGAGACGCTGCTGAGGACGTTCCTGGATAAGGATGACGAGTCGGTCATACCGCTGCCGACGTTCAGCTATTATGAGAACGTCACCAGGTTCTGCAGTGCCGTGCCCGTATACTCAAAGCGGAAGCATGACTACAGCATCGACACTGACGACATCATCGCAAAGGCCGGAGAGCGTACAAGGTTCATATTCATAACTTCGCCCAATAATCCCACAGGCAATATCACGCCAATAGAGGATATAAAAAAGATCGCAGAATCGGTCGACAGCCTTGTGTTCGTCGATGAGGCATATATCGACTTCGCGGGCTCAAGCGCCATAGACCTTGTCAGGAAATACGATAATGTCATCGTCGGGCACACGATGTCCAAGGCATGGGGGCTTGCGGGGCTCAGGATAGGCTATGCGTTCATACCGGAATGGATCTTCAGCCAGTACATGAAGGTCGCGACGCCTTTCAACCTGAGCAACATTTCAATATCCGCGGCTATCGCCGCATTAAATGACGGCGAGCACTATAGAAAGTCAGTAGAGACGATCATTCGCGGCAGAGAACAACTGATGAAAGACCTGCCGTTCAAGGCGCTGCCTTCGGAGGCTAACTTCATACTCATCGACACATCCCCCCTGAAGTCAGGATACGTCGTGGACGAATGCATGAAAAGAGGCATAATCTTAAGGGACTGTGCATCCTTCCGCGGGCTGGGCGATACGTTCGTCCGTATCACTGTCGGCACAAAGGAAGAGAACGAGCGCGTCATCGCAGCATTGAGAGAGATCCGTGATAAAGCATGA
- a CDS encoding PAS domain-containing sensor histidine kinase, with the protein MGDERVNDVGINLLRFLLIVIQLVVLAAIVTLFMPTSYKNIIYGMLQVLLPTLCLLLTLKILFSSMDKNIKFIGLTLSIALSFWTFSNIMWELLPFLYKHDWAYLLGGFGWFGSYCLIALGLYRIKRSGQWYIKPSNDFYFTLFGFVMGIGVVSIILLNIEDSTRLLDVFILMLYIIADIIIICLSSKLIMSDVKNEIKYLFFTILVFFMINICGDILFEAKYLFSYKAGGFTDLIYTTAMLFMTASLIVYTTEDMKIKALKKINKKLKDTRVFMDDLIMQSPDAMCISDVEGNVILMNEPLERLFHIKKEEIIGKFNLFDHIIKKSDHGTEHLERLKRGEAFVMPYIIINSDIITGCDLHLSIKIFPTFSSDDQISSFVMVAEDISGKIKLENDLQNVYRSLMEEYDRRVDFMNIAAHELRTPLTPIIGYAEILKLEVEDERLKKYLDVIERNAKRQNNIVNRMLEQSRLDSGKIKAEKDIFSVEEMLKELIDNYRAFDRNIFYDSPAGLKLFSDPQKFNYVVDNLLSNAVKYSDPGTRIEIKVKNGGDSCLFSVKDEGAGIDEKLFNKIFERFYMAESDDYAEQENTGLGLAQVKAYVELLGGRIWVESKPGQGSTFFFTLPAGIGDVTE; encoded by the coding sequence ATGGGCGATGAGCGGGTAAACGATGTTGGAATAAACCTTTTACGATTTCTATTGATAGTCATTCAGTTAGTTGTACTGGCAGCCATCGTTACTTTATTCATGCCGACATCGTACAAGAATATCATATACGGCATGCTGCAAGTGCTTTTACCGACGCTCTGCCTGCTGCTTACATTGAAGATATTATTCTCCAGCATGGATAAAAATATCAAATTCATAGGGCTTACGCTCTCGATAGCATTATCTTTCTGGACTTTCTCGAACATAATGTGGGAACTACTGCCGTTTTTGTATAAGCATGACTGGGCATATCTCCTGGGGGGATTCGGCTGGTTCGGAAGCTACTGCCTCATCGCGTTAGGATTATACCGTATAAAAAGATCGGGACAGTGGTATATCAAGCCGTCAAATGATTTCTACTTCACGTTATTCGGCTTTGTCATGGGGATAGGCGTCGTTTCTATCATCCTGCTGAACATTGAGGATAGCACGCGCCTGCTCGACGTCTTCATACTGATGCTTTACATTATCGCGGACATAATCATCATATGCCTTTCCTCGAAGCTGATCATGTCGGACGTTAAGAACGAGATCAAATACCTGTTCTTCACCATATTAGTGTTCTTTATGATCAACATTTGCGGGGATATCCTGTTCGAGGCAAAATACTTATTTTCCTACAAGGCAGGCGGCTTTACCGACCTGATATATACCACGGCGATGCTATTCATGACGGCCTCGTTGATCGTTTACACCACTGAGGACATGAAGATAAAGGCCCTGAAAAAGATCAATAAAAAGCTCAAGGATACCAGGGTATTCATGGATGACCTGATAATGCAGTCCCCGGACGCCATGTGCATATCGGACGTCGAAGGTAATGTCATATTGATGAACGAGCCTCTGGAAAGACTATTCCACATAAAGAAAGAAGAAATTATCGGCAAGTTCAACCTTTTTGATCACATCATTAAAAAAAGCGACCACGGAACGGAACATCTGGAGCGGCTAAAAAGAGGGGAGGCCTTCGTCATGCCTTACATAATAATCAATTCTGATATAATTACCGGGTGCGACCTTCACCTGTCGATAAAAATATTCCCTACATTCTCATCAGACGACCAGATATCCAGCTTCGTCATGGTGGCGGAAGACATATCCGGTAAGATCAAGCTCGAAAACGACCTTCAGAACGTTTACCGGAGCCTCATGGAGGAATACGATAGAAGAGTTGACTTCATGAACATAGCAGCCCATGAGCTAAGGACACCGCTGACGCCGATAATTGGCTACGCAGAGATACTGAAGCTGGAAGTGGAAGACGAAAGGTTGAAAAAATATCTCGATGTCATAGAACGGAACGCAAAAAGACAGAACAATATCGTGAACCGTATGCTGGAACAGTCAAGGCTGGACTCCGGTAAGATAAAAGCAGAAAAAGATATTTTTTCTGTAGAGGAAATGCTAAAAGAACTCATAGATAACTACAGGGCTTTCGACAGGAACATTTTTTATGATTCACCCGCGGGGCTCAAATTATTTTCCGACCCTCAAAAATTCAACTATGTCGTGGATAACCTTCTGTCAAACGCGGTAAAATATAGTGATCCAGGCACCAGAATTGAAATAAAAGTAAAGAATGGCGGGGATTCCTGCCTTTTCTCGGTAAAGGATGAAGGCGCCGGGATAGACGAAAAGCTATTTAATAAGATCTTCGAGCGGTTCTACATGGCGGAAAGTGACGATTATGCAGAACAGGAAAACACCGGCCTGGGGCTGGCACAGGTCAAGGCATATGTCGAATTGCTCGGCGGCAGGATATGGGTGGAGAGTAAACCCGGACAGGGCTCGACATTCTTCTTTACGCTCCCTGCCGGTATCGGTGATGTCACGGAATGA
- a CDS encoding multiprotein bridging factor aMBF1 translates to MQCEICGAQISGRSHRILVDRAELEVCEKCKSFGKEVERRVPPTSLRRGATAPSESSTQPITRRARRDIFDKMKDELVEDYPDVIKDARESRHMSQEELASKIQEKVNIIRKLERGELMPEDALIKKLEAALDIKLTEGVEDSEPSQRRADSKTLTLGDLIKIKKNK, encoded by the coding sequence ATGCAATGTGAAATATGCGGAGCACAAATTTCCGGGAGATCCCACCGTATACTCGTGGATAGAGCGGAACTTGAGGTCTGTGAAAAATGTAAGAGTTTCGGGAAAGAGGTGGAGAGGCGCGTGCCTCCGACATCTCTGCGCAGGGGCGCAACCGCTCCTTCTGAATCCAGCACTCAGCCCATAACCCGCAGGGCAAGACGAGATATTTTTGACAAGATGAAAGACGAACTGGTAGAGGATTATCCGGATGTGATCAAAGATGCGAGGGAATCCAGGCACATGTCACAGGAAGAGCTTGCAAGCAAGATCCAGGAAAAGGTGAACATCATCAGGAAACTTGAGAGGGGCGAACTCATGCCGGAGGACGCTTTGATCAAGAAGCTTGAGGCCGCTCTTGATATCAAGCTTACCGAGGGCGTCGAAGATTCGGAACCTTCTCAGAGGAGGGCGGACAGCAAGACCCTTACGCTCGGAGATCTCATAAAGATAAAGAAAAATAAGTAA
- a CDS encoding CDP-alcohol phosphatidyltransferase family protein codes for MVTDPFVNVFNDHKVSPNTLSLLSLVFALFAGISYYFSVTNIVILLAALVFVLLNSFLDGIDGALARRMGCASKYGDFLDHVIDRYADVFIISGIFFGGYVSEGIGAIVIIGVLLASYLGTQAQAVGIGRVYGGLMGRADRMVIIMLATCIQIAYPLQIGAGGISYSALGWALIVIGIASHFTAIQRIWYTGRSLNESPKNK; via the coding sequence ATGGTTACCGACCCCTTCGTGAACGTTTTTAACGACCATAAGGTGTCGCCCAATACATTATCGTTACTATCTTTGGTATTCGCATTGTTTGCCGGTATATCCTATTACTTTTCAGTAACGAACATAGTTATCCTTTTAGCGGCCCTGGTGTTCGTTCTGCTGAACTCGTTCCTTGACGGCATAGACGGGGCCCTTGCAAGAAGGATGGGATGTGCGTCGAAGTACGGCGATTTTCTCGACCACGTCATCGACAGGTATGCGGATGTATTTATCATCAGCGGGATATTTTTCGGGGGATATGTATCGGAAGGCATCGGAGCCATCGTGATCATCGGCGTACTGCTGGCCAGTTATCTCGGTACGCAGGCACAGGCGGTCGGTATAGGTCGTGTCTATGGAGGGCTCATGGGAAGAGCCGACAGGATGGTCATTATTATGCTGGCTACCTGCATCCAGATCGCCTATCCGCTGCAGATCGGGGCCGGCGGCATCAGTTATTCGGCCCTTGGATGGGCGCTTATTGTGATCGGCATAGCAAGCCACTTCACGGCTATCCAGAGGATCTGGTATACAGGAAGATCCCTTAATGAAAGCCCGAAAAATAAGTGA
- the albA gene encoding DNA-binding protein Alba, translated as MSEDNVIYVGNKPVMNYVLAAVTQFNEGAKEVTIKARGRAISRAVDTAEVVKNRFLVDVVVDKIEIGTEELKSEKGENIKVSSIEIFLKRE; from the coding sequence ATGTCAGAAGACAACGTGATTTATGTCGGAAACAAGCCAGTAATGAACTACGTGCTTGCAGCTGTAACACAGTTTAACGAGGGAGCCAAAGAGGTCACTATAAAAGCCAGGGGCAGGGCCATATCCAGGGCAGTCGATACTGCCGAGGTCGTAAAGAACAGGTTCCTCGTGGATGTTGTTGTCGATAAGATCGAAATAGGCACAGAAGAGCTTAAAAGCGAGAAAGGGGAAAATATAAAGGTCTCATCGATTGAAATATTCCTAAAGAGGGAGTAA
- the ftsA gene encoding coenzyme F390 synthetase, which yields MNRFFNESIETMDRPELDRLIDERIRYTVKYAGEHSPFYKKWFREQGIDPDDVHTHEDLLKLPVISGKTIRENQPPESSDFNFRSVSWNEVYTIHETSGTSGVPKSFFLTWKDWERYAEKYSRALTAQGFGPGDRVIVCSSYGMNIGANTMTLAAKDIGMTMIPEGKCTFPLRIIRNYRPTAIIGSVFKLLGLARRMEMEKISPKDSSVERLIIGGESFAAESRDYIEEIWGCDAYNIYGSTEGTMCGECSQKAGLHVPEDLVHLDVYDPDMGGFVKDGECGRIVLTTLIPPGEKCGTLLINYDTEDTTVVLSREKCQCGRTHMKILYPQRESETFWVEGTPFNRVDVERGVFQRGNMAYLTGEYEAFLYGGDDEGETAMRLSLECKDPDRCDKKMIEENFLGSFFKYKPHLSEAYSIGTFKVIFNFIGQGGLELYRLKGRPKRIVDRR from the coding sequence ATGAACAGGTTCTTCAACGAAAGCATCGAGACGATGGACAGGCCGGAACTCGACAGGCTTATCGATGAACGGATAAGATATACTGTGAAATATGCGGGAGAACATTCCCCTTTTTATAAAAAATGGTTCCGTGAGCAGGGTATCGATCCGGACGATGTTCACACACATGAAGACCTGCTGAAACTACCGGTAATATCGGGCAAGACCATCAGGGAGAACCAGCCGCCTGAATCTTCTGATTTTAATTTTAGGAGCGTAAGCTGGAATGAGGTATACACGATACATGAGACCAGCGGCACGAGCGGAGTGCCTAAATCGTTCTTCCTCACATGGAAAGACTGGGAAAGATATGCAGAAAAATATTCAAGGGCGTTGACCGCGCAAGGGTTCGGGCCGGGCGACAGGGTCATCGTATGCTCCTCGTACGGGATGAACATAGGCGCGAATACGATGACACTGGCTGCGAAAGACATCGGGATGACCATGATCCCCGAAGGAAAATGCACTTTCCCCCTCAGGATAATCCGGAACTACAGGCCAACGGCGATAATCGGAAGCGTTTTTAAGCTATTAGGCCTTGCAAGGCGCATGGAAATGGAAAAAATATCGCCTAAAGACTCAAGCGTCGAGCGCCTTATCATTGGCGGCGAAAGCTTTGCAGCAGAATCCAGGGACTATATTGAAGAGATATGGGGCTGTGACGCATACAATATATACGGGAGCACCGAAGGCACTATGTGCGGAGAGTGCTCGCAAAAGGCAGGGCTTCATGTACCTGAAGACCTTGTCCACCTCGATGTTTACGATCCCGATATGGGCGGGTTCGTAAAAGACGGGGAATGCGGGCGAATAGTGCTTACCACACTGATCCCGCCCGGGGAAAAATGCGGCACGCTATTGATCAACTATGATACGGAGGACACGACAGTTGTTCTCTCCAGAGAAAAATGCCAGTGTGGCAGGACCCATATGAAAATATTATACCCGCAAAGGGAATCGGAGACGTTCTGGGTGGAAGGGACGCCGTTCAACAGGGTGGATGTCGAACGAGGAGTGTTCCAGCGGGGAAATATGGCTTACCTCACAGGGGAGTATGAAGCTTTCTTATACGGCGGCGATGATGAAGGAGAGACCGCCATGAGATTAAGCCTGGAATGTAAAGACCCGGATAGATGTGATAAAAAAATGATCGAGGAAAATTTCCTGGGATCGTTCTTTAAGTATAAGCCACACCTTTCTGAAGCGTACAGTATCGGCACTTTCAAGGTGATATTCAATTTTATTGGACAGGGCGGCTTAGAGCTGTATCGTCTCAAAGGCAGGCCAAAGCGCATTGTCGACAGGAGATAG
- a CDS encoding proteasome-activating nucleotidase translates to MADGSGVEISGDVPISDFSKYLLDRVKQLEERNVRLKEEFRKIELEKKSVENKKVQYEREIRKLTSELDRLKTPPLIVGTVLDVMGNGKMIIKSSTGPKFVVNSSQFINSKDVYPGAKVALNQQSLAVIEVLPTVKDPTVLGMEVIDAPDVDYGSIGGLEEQINELKETVELPLLKPDLFEKIGIDPPKGVLLYGPPGTGKTLLAKAVANRTKASFIRIIGSELVQKYIGEGARMVRELFEMAKEKSPSIIFIDEIDSIGAKRLDSITSGDREVQRTLVQLLAEMDGFDPRGNVRILAATNRPDILDPALMRPGRFDRMIKVPMPNADARLEILKIHTRKMNLAEDVDLRRIAMIAENSSGADLSAVVMEAGMFAIRAERDIVNSTDFNSAVAKVLGERQKAEGETGGAVMFA, encoded by the coding sequence ATGGCAGACGGCTCGGGCGTAGAAATATCCGGAGATGTACCCATAAGCGACTTTTCAAAGTATCTACTTGACAGGGTAAAACAACTCGAAGAACGTAACGTTCGCCTGAAAGAGGAGTTCAGGAAGATCGAGCTTGAAAAAAAGTCAGTAGAGAATAAGAAAGTACAGTATGAGCGTGAGATCCGAAAGCTTACTTCTGAGCTCGACCGGCTCAAAACGCCGCCATTGATAGTCGGCACTGTACTGGACGTCATGGGTAATGGCAAGATGATAATAAAGTCCTCGACTGGGCCGAAGTTCGTTGTCAACTCTTCCCAGTTCATAAACTCAAAAGATGTTTATCCGGGGGCTAAGGTCGCATTGAACCAGCAGTCTCTTGCAGTGATAGAAGTGTTGCCTACGGTCAAGGATCCGACCGTACTGGGAATGGAGGTCATTGACGCCCCGGATGTCGACTATGGCAGCATCGGAGGGCTGGAAGAACAGATAAACGAGCTTAAGGAGACAGTGGAGCTGCCTCTGTTAAAACCCGACCTGTTCGAGAAAATCGGTATCGACCCGCCAAAGGGCGTACTGCTCTACGGGCCTCCCGGCACGGGTAAGACTCTCCTGGCCAAGGCCGTGGCAAACCGCACAAAAGCCTCTTTCATACGCATAATAGGCTCCGAGCTTGTACAGAAATATATCGGCGAAGGCGCACGTATGGTAAGGGAACTCTTTGAGATGGCGAAGGAAAAGTCCCCGTCGATCATATTCATAGATGAGATAGACTCCATCGGAGCAAAGAGGCTGGATAGTATCACTTCCGGGGATAGAGAGGTCCAGCGCACACTGGTCCAGTTGCTTGCGGAGATGGACGGTTTCGACCCGAGAGGCAACGTGAGGATACTTGCGGCCACCAACAGGCCCGACATACTAGACCCGGCGTTAATGAGGCCCGGAAGGTTTGACCGTATGATAAAGGTGCCCATGCCTAACGCGGATGCAAGGCTGGAGATCCTGAAGATCCATACGAGAAAGATGAACCTTGCGGAGGATGTCGACCTAAGGCGCATCGCCATGATCGCCGAGAATTCGAGCGGGGCGGACCTGTCGGCAGTAGTCATGGAAGCAGGCATGTTCGCTATCAGGGCTGAAAGGGATATCGTCAATTCGACTGACTTTAATTCTGCTGTTGCAAAAGTACTTGGAGAGCGGCAGAAGGCAGAAGGCGAGACGGGCGGCGCGGTCATGTTCGCATGA